The following proteins are encoded in a genomic region of Sorangiineae bacterium MSr12523:
- the dacB gene encoding D-alanyl-D-alanine carboxypeptidase/D-alanyl-D-alanine-endopeptidase, with amino-acid sequence MKAISFVRHRLAMWSAGLLLGLLPLASGCASDEGDGLVRNDGRVALAPTGLAEQLDGILASPLLEGALAGVVVRDARTGEVLYSHRGNDRLVPASNAKLLTAAAALEVLGTGHRFETSVWTDGQRRGPILQGNLYLKGTGDPSMLAQDYDALAAKLADSGLTFVQGELWADDTWFDDVRLGSGWEWEDEPFYYAAQVSALTVSPDEDFDAGNIVVDVNPGSAVGQPPRVALLPNTDYITIDNRAITAEAGSSSTLSVERQHGTNTFLVTGSMPLGADTDRSYNSVSQPTGYAAAIFRAALEAHGVRVLAPATHFGPTPSSATQLLKRSSPPLSELLPLFLKLSNNGHAEILTKTMGKTLHGEGSWDAGIQVISEFLSANGVDANTLQISDGSGLSRHNLISAAHLTALLLAVRNKPWFATFYDALPIAGVPQRLVGGTLRSRMKNTAAAGNVHAKTGNLDSVSSLSGYVTSAAGDPLVFSILLNHYLQSGVARLEDAIAITLANSGANPRVQPPAPPIDVQARPRLECGWTKGC; translated from the coding sequence ATGAAAGCCATTTCGTTCGTTCGGCATCGCCTCGCCATGTGGAGCGCCGGTTTGCTGCTTGGTTTGCTTCCATTGGCCAGTGGATGCGCATCGGACGAGGGCGATGGGCTCGTTCGGAACGATGGCCGTGTGGCGCTGGCGCCCACTGGGCTCGCCGAACAGCTCGATGGCATTCTGGCGAGCCCTCTTCTCGAAGGAGCACTGGCGGGTGTGGTCGTCCGGGATGCGCGAACGGGCGAAGTACTTTATTCGCACCGTGGAAATGATCGACTCGTTCCGGCGTCGAATGCCAAGTTGCTGACCGCCGCGGCGGCCCTGGAGGTGCTGGGCACGGGCCATCGCTTCGAGACCAGCGTCTGGACCGATGGGCAGCGACGGGGGCCCATTCTTCAGGGCAATCTCTATTTGAAGGGGACGGGCGACCCGAGCATGCTCGCGCAGGATTACGATGCGCTGGCGGCCAAGCTGGCCGATTCGGGACTGACCTTCGTCCAAGGCGAGCTTTGGGCCGACGATACGTGGTTCGATGACGTGCGCCTCGGGAGCGGATGGGAATGGGAGGACGAGCCCTTCTATTACGCTGCGCAGGTTTCGGCCCTCACCGTCTCGCCGGACGAGGACTTCGATGCCGGCAACATCGTCGTGGACGTGAACCCGGGCTCTGCGGTGGGGCAACCGCCGCGGGTCGCGCTCCTGCCCAATACGGATTACATCACGATCGACAATCGCGCGATCACGGCGGAGGCCGGATCGTCCAGCACGCTCTCGGTCGAGCGCCAGCACGGGACGAATACGTTTCTCGTTACCGGGTCGATGCCGCTCGGCGCGGATACGGACCGCAGCTACAACAGCGTGTCGCAGCCCACCGGTTATGCAGCCGCCATTTTTCGTGCGGCGTTGGAGGCACACGGGGTTCGCGTACTGGCGCCCGCGACGCACTTCGGGCCTACCCCGTCGTCGGCAACGCAGTTGCTGAAACGGAGCTCCCCTCCTCTTTCCGAGTTGCTCCCGCTTTTTCTCAAACTCAGCAACAATGGGCACGCGGAAATTTTGACCAAGACAATGGGCAAAACCCTTCATGGTGAAGGGAGTTGGGACGCCGGAATCCAGGTTATCTCGGAGTTCCTTTCCGCGAACGGGGTCGATGCGAATACCTTGCAGATCAGCGACGGATCGGGTCTTTCCCGTCACAATTTGATCTCCGCCGCGCACCTCACGGCCTTGTTGCTGGCCGTTCGCAACAAGCCATGGTTTGCGACCTTCTACGATGCGCTGCCCATCGCTGGGGTGCCGCAAAGGCTGGTCGGAGGTACGCTGCGGTCCCGCATGAAAAATACGGCGGCCGCCGGGAATGTTCATGCCAAAACCGGCAATTTGGATTCCGTCTCTTCTTTGTCGGGCTACGTCACCAGTGCGGCTGGAGATCCTTTGGTATTCTCCATTCTGCTGAATCACTACTTGCAATCGGGGGTGGCTCGCCTCGAGGATGCCATCGCCATCACCCTCGCCAATTCTGGGGCCAATCCGCGGGTGCAGCCGCCGGCCCCTCCGATCGACGTCCAGGCACGCCCCCGACTCGAGTGCGGCTGGACCAAGGGTTGCTAG
- a CDS encoding HEXXH motif-containing putative peptide modification protein: MLTPSLPSESRASLDDLAQAERALSTHAEFGDSIQIETRVLARYRFGLEVLAEYLPSLRDSVERVNDAPDEWARHFLYDPGLRLAIENALAMLERKSLRSPDLLEAWLPAAWNAIERDPDRTYSESAFAPSGSVRVGPGKWSWVAPFDQTSDPLLQPLRRNLEAALPTTSTCLATSPWIIQRLDTACSLLGAVLPQLGASTLRHIAAISVIETKAEEGNLLSASGGDVAPSTMVVSPRQLENPWDAAGHLLHEGLHLKLFDVARSHALLRDPDERVEIPWRQVPFTLSRVVFSFHVYVHMLLFKAAVERRGARYFHIYGEPRAHDTRAQAMSVVRNDESARFGRAIDRTRFLYERLSGPWSSHLTRDGLRLVEWLTSSVERIEGSLRPPSGERT; the protein is encoded by the coding sequence ATGCTTACGCCATCCCTCCCGTCGGAGTCACGTGCGTCATTGGACGATCTCGCGCAGGCCGAGCGGGCGCTTTCGACCCATGCCGAGTTCGGCGACTCCATTCAAATCGAAACGCGGGTGCTCGCCCGATATCGCTTTGGGCTGGAAGTCCTCGCAGAGTATCTCCCGTCGCTCCGTGACAGCGTCGAGCGCGTGAACGATGCCCCGGACGAATGGGCGCGGCATTTCCTGTACGATCCCGGCCTGCGGCTGGCCATCGAGAACGCCCTCGCGATGCTCGAACGGAAGTCGCTCCGCTCCCCCGATCTGCTGGAAGCGTGGCTCCCTGCGGCATGGAATGCCATCGAGCGCGATCCGGATCGGACGTATTCGGAATCGGCCTTCGCCCCATCGGGATCCGTCCGCGTGGGTCCAGGCAAATGGTCCTGGGTGGCTCCATTCGACCAGACATCGGATCCGCTGCTGCAACCACTTCGCAGAAACCTCGAGGCTGCACTGCCTACGACGTCGACCTGCCTGGCCACTTCGCCGTGGATCATCCAACGACTCGATACTGCATGTTCGTTGCTCGGAGCCGTCCTTCCGCAATTGGGGGCCAGCACACTCCGCCACATTGCGGCCATCAGCGTCATCGAGACGAAGGCAGAAGAGGGGAATCTACTCTCGGCATCGGGTGGGGACGTAGCCCCATCGACGATGGTCGTCTCGCCGCGTCAGCTCGAAAACCCGTGGGATGCAGCTGGCCATCTCCTGCACGAAGGTTTGCATCTGAAGTTGTTCGACGTGGCGCGTTCGCACGCACTCTTGCGCGACCCGGACGAACGGGTCGAGATCCCCTGGCGTCAGGTCCCTTTCACCCTATCGCGGGTGGTCTTTTCGTTTCACGTATACGTCCACATGCTGCTCTTCAAAGCAGCGGTCGAACGCCGCGGCGCCAGATATTTCCATATCTACGGCGAGCCTCGTGCTCATGACACGCGCGCCCAGGCCATGTCCGTCGTACGCAACGATGAATCGGCACGATTCGGTCGCGCCATCGACCGAACGCGGTTTCTCTACGAGCGGCTCTCGGGTCCGTGGTCATCGCATCTCACACGCGACGGTCTCCGGCTGGTGGAGTGGCTCACGTCCAGCGTCGAACGCATCGAGGGGAGTCTTCGCCCGCCGTCGGGGGAACGAACATGA